Proteins from a genomic interval of Gossypium hirsutum isolate 1008001.06 chromosome A09, Gossypium_hirsutum_v2.1, whole genome shotgun sequence:
- the LOC121206751 gene encoding heparanase-like protein 2 yields MDLKCIFSLAILVSQISLSSMQNVNVVIQGATSSGFEKEGSDKCNKRIKVGGSLQDQVVYGVGGVKNCPNFMKNEDSLFGFSQGCLPLERWDELNKFFNQTRNMVTFGLNALFGRNRSQIEKGLWVGDWKLQNARDFMKYTISKGYKVDSYEFGNQLSGAGMGASVEAKQYGKDIVVLKNLVKELHPYPKTQPKVLGSSGYYDEKWFNSFLEVSGHDVVDGVTHHIYNLGPGIQICLNSVFIEEFLEAYLLLVGSVTETYKGVLNIVNKFKPQSGAWVSESGGALHGGAKDLSPTFADGFWYLDQFGMASTYNRKVFCRQTLIGGNYALLSTTTSIPNPDYYGALLWHRLMGSTVLAVTQESNPNLRVYAHCAKKKSCNLRSTDVAKPEFRGSKDREEYHLAALAGNIQGQIVLLNDVPMVPTEIFDISAMEPKLVNASTPISIAAHSIVYVTIRDFQAPACA; encoded by the exons ATGGATTTGAAATGCATATTCAGCCTAGCAATCCTTGTTTCCCAGATATCGCTTTCATCGATGCAAAATGTGAACGTTGTGATTCAAGGAGCAACATCAAGTG GATTTGAAAAAGAAGGGTCTGATAAATGTAATAAAAG AATTAAAGTTGGTGGGTCGTTGCAAGATCAAGTGGTGTACGGAGTAGGAGGAGTTAAGAATTGCCCcaatttcatgaaaaatgaaGATAGTTTATTCGGATTCTCTCAGGGCTGCCTTCCCTTGGAAAGATGGGACGAACTCAATAAATTTTTCAATCAAACTAGAAATAT GGTTACGTTTGGGTTGAATGCTCTTTTCGGAAGAAATCGGTCACAAATCGAAAAGGGTCTTTGGGTTGGCGATTGGAAATTGCAAAATGCAAGGGATTTCATGAAGTATACTATTTCCAAGGGATACAAAGTTGATTCTTATGAATTTG GAAATCAACTCTCCGGAGCTGGGATGGGTGCAAGCGTTGAGGCTAAACAATATGGAAAAGACATAGTAGTACTTAAGAATCTAGTGAAAGAATTACACCCATATCCCAAAACTCAACCAAAAGTTTTAGGTTCTAGTGGCTATTATGATGAGAAATGGTTTAATTCCTTCCTAGAAGTTTCAGGACATGATGTTGTTGATGGAGTTACACACCATATCTATAATCTTGGACCTGGTATCCAAATATGTCTCAATTCAGTGTTCATTGAAGAGTTTTTAGAGGCTTACTTATTACTAGTAGGGTCA GTTACCGAAACCTATAAAGGTGTTTTGAATATTGTCAACAAGTTTAAACCGCAGTCGGGAGCTTGGGTTTCTGAATCTGGCGGAGCTCTTCACGGCGGTGCTAAAGATTTGTCCCCAACCTTTGCTGATGGATTTTG GTATCTTGATCAATTTGGAATGGCTTCAACCTACAATCGCAAGGTCTTCTGCAGGCAAACTCTAATCGGAGGAAATTATGCTTTACTTAGTACTACAACATCTATTCCCAATCCAGATTACTACGG TGCACTTCTATGGCACCGGCTTATGGGAAGTACTGTACTTGCCGTAACTCAAGAGTCTAACCCAAATTTGCGTGTATATGCTCACTGTGCGAAGAAAAAG AGTTGTAATTTGAGATCCACGGATGTTGCGAAGCCTGAATTTAGAGGTTCCAAGGATAGAGAGGAGTATCATTTGGCTGCGCTAGCTGGAAATATACAAGGTCAAATCGTGTTGCTAAATGACGTTCCAATGGTTCCAACAGAAATATTCGACATTTCGGCGATGGAACCAAAGCTTGTCAATGCTTCCACGCCCATCTCTATTGCAGCTCATTCCATAGTCTATGTAACCATCAGAGACTTTCAAGCCCCTGCCTGTGCTTAA